A part of Setaria viridis chromosome 8, Setaria_viridis_v4.0, whole genome shotgun sequence genomic DNA contains:
- the LOC117834030 gene encoding probable inactive leucine-rich repeat receptor-like protein kinase At3g03770 — protein sequence MAWHLSILIMATTCFMLFPRSEQSSESELLQQLRKQLEYPRQLDAWGSPSSDPCYTQPTAVLAVTCEGNAITELKIIGDRITKPPKFSGYSVPNVTLSEAFVVDSFVTTLARLTTLRVVILVSLGLWGPLPDKIHRLSSLEVLDLSSNFLYGSIPPKLSVMSKLHTVTLDRNYFNESVPDWLDSFSNLTVLRLQSNRLKGSIPASIGKAAMLTELALAGNSISGDVPNLAYLNKLEMLDLRDNQLDGDLPEMPTALVTILLSKNSLKGEIPKQFGELNRLQHLDLSFNFLVGSPPEGLFALPNISYLNLAANMLSGSLSSSLTCSSTLGFVDLSTNRLTGDLPACLNGNMNNKVVKFDGNCFSVGPAHQHEAKYCQQSHKGSNKDVGLVVTVVGILFIVLVLSLVLMASNRRSCQKVLAEQQFLQKHKQDNSTSGMSSELLVNARCISQAVKLGTQIQPSYRIFSLEELKEATKSFERSAFLGEGAIGKLYKGKLENGTLIAIRCLALHQRYSIRNLKLRLDLLAKLRHPNLVCLLGHCIDSAVDESSVKRVFLVYEYVPGGTLSSYLSGSSPEKTLKWCDRLQLLIAIAKAVHFLHTGIIPGSLYNRLKSSSILLDEHLVSKLSDYGLSIITEEIYKHEVVEEKRYLQNNAAETEDSEDDVYSFGCILLEALMGPKLHEKGGPFVLNDLVASISCQEEREEVLDSVVIGTSSQDSLSIVVSIMIKCLSAQSSTRPSIEEVLWNLQYAAQVQVTTDGDQRSEVSSQAC from the exons ATGGCTTGGCACCTGAGTATCCTTATCATGGCCACAACCTGTTTTATGTTATTCCCAAGAAGTGAACAGTCTTCAGAGAGCGAACTGCTGCAGCAGCTCAGGAAGCAGCTGGAGTACCCCAGGCAGCTGGATGCATGGGGCAGCCCAAGCAGCGATCCCTGCTACACTCAACCCACTGCGGTACTTGCTGTAACCTGTGAGGGAAATGCCATCACAGAGCTAAAGATAATCGGTGACAGGATCACCAAACCACCAAAGTTCAGTGGCTATTCTGTTCCTAATGTCACCCTTTCAGAAGCCTTTGTTGTTGATTCGTTTGTTACTACGTTGGCAAGGTTGACTACCTTGCGGGTTGTTATCCTTGTGTCTTTGGGCCTATGGGGTCCCCTCCCGGATAAGATTCACCGCTTGTCTTCCCTTGAAGTGCTTGATTTGAGCTCCAATTTTCTGTATGGATCGATCCCTCCTAAGCTTTCAGTCATGTCAAAGCTCCATACCGTGACACTGGATCGTAACTATTTCAATGAAAGTGTGCCAGATTGGCTTGACTCGTTCTCAAACCTCACTGTTCTTCGGTTGCAGAGTAACAGGCTGAAAGGATCCATACCAGCATCAATTGGCAAAGCTGCCATGCTTACGGAGCTCGCGCTTGCTGGCAATAGCATCTCGGGGGATGTTCCAAATTTAGCCTACCTAAATAAACTTGAGATGCTGGATTTAAGGGACAATCAGTTGGATGGAGATCTTCCAGAGATGCCTACAGCATTGGTAACAATCTTACTCAGCAAGAATTCACTAAAGGGTGAAATTCCCAAGCAGTTTGGTGAGCTAAACCGGCTTCAGCACCTTGATCTCTCATTCAACTTTCTTGTGGGGAGTCCTCCTGAAGGGCTCTTTGCTCTCCCCAACATCAGTTATCTGAACTTGGCAGCAAATATGCTTAGTGGATCACTCTCGAGTAGCTTAACATGCAGCAGTACTCTGGGCTTTGTGGACCTGTCCACTAACCGACTCACAGGTGATCTGCCTGCTTGTCTGAATGGCAATATGAATAACAAGGTCGTTAAGTTTGATGGGAATTGCTTTAGTGTTGGCCCTGCTCACCAGCATGAAGCTAAATATTGCCAACAATCTCATAAGGGATCAAACAAGGATGTTGGACTTGTAGTCACTGTTGTCGGTATTTTGTTTATTGTGCTTGTGCTTTCTCTGGTGTTAATGGCTTCAAACAGAAGAAGCTGTCAGAAAGTTCTTGCTGAACAACAGTTCCTGCAAAAGCATAAACAAGATAATTCAACTTCAGGAATGTCCTCAGAATTGTTAGTTAATGCAA GGTGTATATCTCAAGCTGTCAAATTAGGAACACAAATACAGCCTTCATATCGCATATTTTCTTTAGAGGAACTCAAGGAAGCAACAAAAAGCTTTGAAAGGTCAGCATTTTTAGGCGAGGGAGCAATTGGAAAG CTATACAAGGGAAAGCTAGAGAATGGCACCCTGATTGCCATAAGATGTTTGGCATTACACCAGAGATATTCAATCAGAAATTTAAAGCTTCGTTTAGATCTCCTTGCAAAGCTTCGCCACCCAAATTTGGTTTGCCTCTTGGGGCACTGCATTGATAGTGCAGTTGATGAATCAAGTGTGAAGAGGGTATTTCTTGTATATGAATATGTTCCTGGTGGAACTCTCTCTTCTTATCTTTCTG GCTCTAGTCCAGAGAAGACCCTAAAGTGGTGTGATAGGCTGCAGTTGCTGATTGCCATAGCTAAGGCTGTTCATTTCCTACATACAGGAATAATTCCTGGTTCCTTATATAACCGGCTAAAATCTTCTAGTATTTTGCTTGACGAACACCTTGTGTCAAAGTTGAGCGACTATGGATTATCGATAATCACAGAGGAGATATACAAACATGAG GTAGTAGAAGAGAAAAGATACTTACAAAACAATGCTGCAGAAAC gGAAGATTCGGAGGATGATGTCTACTCCTTTGGTTGTATTCTACTGGAAGCACTTATGGGACCAAAATTACATGAAAAAGGGGGCCCTTTTGTTTTAAATGATTTG GTTGCGTCAATATCATGCCAGGAAGAGCGAGAGGAAGTTCTGGATTCAGTCGTTATTGGCACTTCATCACAGGACTCCTTGTCCATAGTGGTTTCTATCATGATCAAATGCCTATCTGCCCAATCCTCAACCCGACCGTCCATCGAAGAGGTTCTCTGGAACCTGCAATATGCTGCACAAGTTCAGGTGACAACTGATGGTGATCagagatcagaagtttcctcaCAAGCATGTTAG